The following coding sequences lie in one Aspergillus puulaauensis MK2 DNA, chromosome 3, nearly complete sequence genomic window:
- a CDS encoding PaaI family thioesterase (COG:S;~EggNog:ENOG410PQMP;~InterPro:IPR039298,IPR029069,IPR006683;~PFAM:PF03061;~go_function: GO:0047617 - acyl-CoA hydrolase activity [Evidence IEA]), which translates to MPRKAERYTNDILSRPGMVFAVDVKDPKERVQAYLDSYKNDQTTSFDATLMKHHLNLVSATATPKVTATFRMKVTQDFCSTMGNMHGGAIALVLDMCTTTCMAPVSTPDFWLFGGVSRTLNTTFLRAIRAGAEIEIFCEVLHVGARLAAIRGELRDCKDGKLFVVGEHNKASISFEKKL; encoded by the exons ATGCCCAGAAAGGCAGAGCGATATACAAACGACATCCTGAGTCGTCCTGGTATGGTCTTCGCTGTCGATGTCAAAGATCCAAAGGAGAGGGTCCAGGCATACCTGGATTCATATAAAAATGATCAGACAACA AGCTTCGATGCAACCCTAATGAAACACCATCTAAACCTCGTCTCCGCCACAGCAACGCCCAAAGTAACCGCAACATTCCGAATGAAAGTAACCCAGGACTTCTGCAGTACAATGGGCAACATGCACGGCGGCGCCATTGCCCTAGTCCTGGACATGTGCACGACAACATGCATGGCCCCGGTTTCGACACCGGACTTTTGGCTGTTCGGGGGTGTTTCCCGCACGCTGAATACGACTTTCCTCCGTGCGATAAGGGCGGGGGCTGAGATTGAGATTTTTTGTGAGGTTTTGCATGTTGGTGCGAGACTGG CTGCGATTCGAGGCGAGCTCCGGGATTGCAAGGATGGGAAgctgtttgttgttggggagCATAACAAGGCGAGTATATCTTTTGAGAAGAAACTGTGA
- a CDS encoding homeobox domain-containing protein (COG:K;~EggNog:ENOG410PN62;~InterPro:IPR017970,IPR001356,IPR009057;~PFAM:PF00046;~go_function: GO:0000981 - DNA-binding transcription factor activity, RNA polymerase II-specific [Evidence IEA];~go_function: GO:0003677 - DNA binding [Evidence IEA];~go_process: GO:0006355 - regulation of transcription, DNA-templated [Evidence IEA]) produces the protein MSDPEPSAVAFSSSPPSTQASDSAAASSSYAFLIHSQKTLTQNLPPRVDNKLLARQKRRRTSPEDHAILEAEYQQNPKPDKVSRASIVSRVSLGEKEVQIWFQNRRQNDRRKSKPLQAHELLPSSQSDDKPASDDSIPAKVLEQDNENGDGHVQTKALPEGDSFASDGVDKEEEQLGGSSQTSVGTSECPESSQPAELHAVQTPIDASSNELLQTSAKRKRAGSDLGGTTAEPAPGLNTPKSPPSLRLSLSFDGEAMVRKEDELTPSPPKGRNSLRISMSADGKAVIRANGEPSPSKNRISMFSARKPRAGGLRRSTSAVVLGTPPSSLEKERSFGRSRDPRNWESFFDTDARSALSTPFSSQSTPNSAALRSSGQRSLTRTLSARHNSLLTPPSEHQGTPISQAMREKRRKLSRTVSSLGRLETGRKVLGEKPPSTLKNSKTPKDDLDIEDGDSDKENWIPGTRVSQSRRRTASHQAQRPALTDSNGRGNGTNTKAQGRPRLPQPSHRKGGNTKSLSGLATDVTEFMASENTASQDEDLDCIQGLLSLSQGAWR, from the exons ATGTCTGACCCCGAGCCCTCGGCCGTGGctttctcgtcctctcctccatcgacACAGGCATCAGACTCGGCCGCTGCCTCTTCTAGCTACGCCTTTCTCATCCATTCCCAAAAAACATTAACCCAGAACCTCCCGCCCCGCGTGGACAATAAATTGCTGGCACGGCAGAAGCGACGTCGGACTAG TCCCGAAGATCACGCTATTCTCGAGGCAGAGTACCAACAGAACCCCAAGCCGGACAAGGTATCACGGGCAAGCATAGTGAGCCGCGTCTCTCTGGGTGAGAAGGAAGTTCAA ATCTGGTTCCAGAACCGTCGTCAGAATGACCGTCGAAAGTCGAAACCACTCCAGGCTCACGAGCTTCTTCCTTCCTCTCAATCCGACGATAAGCCGGCGAGCGACGATAGCATACCTGCAAAAGTGTTAGAGCAAGATAACGAGAACGGTGATGGCCATGTTCAGACCAAGGCACTCCCGGAGGGCGATTCATTTGCATCAGATGGAGTagacaaggaggaagagcagctcGGTGGAAGCTCACAAACGAGTGTTGGCACGTCCGAATGCCCGGAATCTAGCCAACCGGCTGAATTGCACGCAGTACAAACACCAATTGACGCGTCGAGCAATGAGCTTTTGCAGACCTCCGCCAAGAGGAAGCGAGCTGGGTCAGATCTTGGAGGGACAACCGCAGAGCCTGCCCCAGGACTAAACACCCCAAAGTCACCGCCGTCATTGAGGTTATCCCTATCGTTCGACGGAGAAGCCATGGTTCGCAAGGAGGACGAATTAACCCCGTCCCCTCCTAAAGGACGGAATTCACTTCGAATCTCGATGTCTGCAGACGGAAAGGCAGTCATCCGTGCCAACGGCGAACCGTCGCCATCCAAAAACCGCATCTCTATGTTCTCTGCTCGCAAGCCTAGAGCAGGTGGTCTTCGAAGAAGCACCAGTGCTGTTGTCCTGGGTACCCCTCCCAGTTCACTAGAGAAAGAAAGGTCGTTTGGGAGGTCGCGTGACCCTCGAAACTGGGAGTCGTTCTTCGATACAGACGCGAGGAGTGCGCTGTCCACGCCTTTCAGCTCACAAAGCACACCAAACTCTGCTGCATTACGATCCAGCGGCCAACGTTCGCTGACCAGAACCCTATCTGCGAGACACAACTCCCTCCTGACACCCCCCTCCGAACACCAGGGCACACCAATCAGCCAAGCAATGAGAGAAAAGCGGCGGAAACTCTCCCGGACTGTCTCTTCGCTGGGACGGCTGGAAACTGGTCGCAAAGTCCTAGGCGAGAAACCACCATCCACACTGAAGAACTCCAAGACCCCCAAAGACGACCTCGACATCGAAGATGGCGACTCCGACAAGGAGAACTGGATCCCTGGGACTCGCGTATCCCAGTCGCGCCGACGAACAGCTTCACACCAGGCTCAACGACCGGCTCTCACGGATTCCAACGGACGAGGCAACGGAACGAATACCAAAGCTCAAGGCCGGCCACGACTGCCACAACCATCGCACCGGAAAGGCGGAAACACAAAGTCGCTGTCTGGTCTAGCCACGGACGTCACCGAATTCATGGCCAGCGAAAACACAGCAAGCCAGGACGAGGACCTGGACTGCATCCAAGGGCTGTTATCCTTGAGCCAAGGTGCATGGCGATGA
- a CDS encoding uncharacterized protein (COG:S;~EggNog:ENOG410PRYW) yields the protein MADGDMKNKLYKLSVAPFVLERQEEYQKAIDFHKSAIDVLGTAAQTFRKSGSNVRKIHRKMFERQVQLHRERLAHLEDLQRKGSFAGIVLPPSGLDVVQELARENGDSPWTLSQIRKALHDYRKDESTGKVVPDHLKPFLDAADSTQVPFFAPTLSPSAEIVTYRLTHSSELVDLGVRSHWWFVKDPTNTHVLYALQVVWSQQVPIVEAILRRAGEFLPGMGAVNIRIRKTKGGSFRLVTSTVPPDGGQIVEIPDGELQRKDWSPRRFQYGGRNFVWKSGRADGKSMDGGLFRSFTWETLYETKRAWPKDGSRTGKMEDETVGSKLCWGEKGGNGATHSIYMVGGLDLQFREHLLAAQLARLVRCSYPPQKDSTGVEAVSTGSSILGLIELVS from the exons ATGGCAGACGGCGACATGAAGAATAAACTCTACAAACTTTCTGTAGCTCCTTTCGTCCTTGAGAGGCAAGAGGAGTATCAGAAAGCAATTGATTTCCACAAAAGCGCCATCGATGTCTTGGGGACGGCAGCACAGACGTTCAGAAAGTCGGGCTCGAACGTGCGCAAGATACACCGGAAGATGTTTGAGCGACAGGTGCAGTTGCATCGCGAGCGGCTTGCGCATCTGGAAGATCTTCAGCGTAAGGGGAGTTTCGCCGGTATTGTGCTACCACCGTCGGGGTTGGATGTTGTGCAGGAGCTGGCGAGGGAAAATGGAGATAGTCCGTGGACATTATCTCAG ATCCGAAAAGCACTTCACGATTATCGTAAAGATGAATCAACCGGTAAGGTGGTGCCCGACCACCTAAAACCCTTCCTCGACGCCGCAGACTCTACCCAGGTCCCCTTCTTTGCACCGACTCTTTCCCCGTCGGCTGAGATCGTGACGTATCGTCTCACCCATTCTTCAGAGCTAGTGGACCTCGGCGTCCGCTCGCACTGGTGGTTCGTCAAAGACCCAACCAACACCCACGTACTATATGCTCTCCAGGTGGTATGGAGTCAACAGGTTCCAATCGTGGAGGCCATCCTACGCCGCGCGGGAGAATTTCTCCCGGGGATGGGCGCAGTAAACATCAGAATCCGCAAGACGAAAGGAGGCAGCTTCCGCCTGGTGACAAGCACCGTTCCCCCGGATGGCGGTCAAATCGTCGAGATTCCAGACGGTGAACTCCAACGCAAGGACTGGTCCCCGCGGCGGTTCCAGTATGGTGGGCGCAATTTCGTCTGGAAGAGCGGGCGTGCTGATGGGAAGAGCATGGACGGTGGTCTGTTCAGGTCGTTTACTTGGGAGACACTCTATGAGACGAAACGCGCGTGGCCGAAGGATGGAAGCAGAACGGGAAAGATGGAAGACGAGACTGTTGGGTCGAAGCTCTGCTGgggagagaagggaggcAATGGCGCGACTCACTCCATATACATGGTTGGAGGGCTGGACTTGCAGTTCCGGGAGCATTTGTTGGCAGCGCAGCTGGCGAGACTGGTGCGGTGCAGCTATCCACCGCAGAAAGACTCGACAGGAGTAGAAGCTGTATCGACAGGATCTAGCATATTGGGGCTGATAGAGCTGGTTTCATAG
- a CDS encoding uncharacterized protein (COG:I;~EggNog:ENOG410PVGT;~InterPro:IPR002656;~PFAM:PF01757;~TransMembrane:8 (i12-36o56-81i102-120o140-158i195-223o229-248i376-395o422-444i);~go_function: GO:0016747 - transferase activity, transferring acyl groups other than amino-acyl groups [Evidence IEA]) — MERTLWLDGLRGLASACVALCHAVVFDSPSTFGFLYRSYWAEAPESRHLIQLPPFRIIFAGSSMVSLFMVISGFAISIPLLKARENAGFFRRLSSTATRRGFRLYLPALLSAALSHFLYFCNLFQLSSWDDPWVGLPKPLTAPWSHMKYLLWSVIYLLDISNHHQMNLRHGRLDPNPITVNLWTMPVEVRGSLTVYLLLLVLAFWNPQARYLALAGVAMYWFYMGQWDLFSFVSGLFLAEGYVASYYYTEADGELLLPGSSCQQHSSTVTNFCRKLSKSAPFSCLREAIISTMAVFLLCMCEGETLPPEYQFLHVFAPFFPPTQTTWGGRDQAEIARRCWASVGAVLAIYVVRDTSSSPTVALHLQRLLTSRPAQYLGRISFPLYLLHNPVYFIFKERVRVLLWRLLTWTSYPGTEEASRDAGLPFGVACAGAVLVCGVIMVFASDLWERTIDRRCLEIARRFEKRVMS; from the coding sequence ATGGAGCGTACTCTCTGGCTCGATGGCCTGAGGGGCCTCGCCTCAGCCTGTGTGGCTCTTTGCCATGCGGTTGTATTTGATTCACCAAGCACTTTCGGGTTTTTATACCGCTCCTACTGGGCGGAGGCTCCAGAGAGCCGCCATCTTATCCAACTTCCGCCCTTCCGGATTATCTTTGCTGGATCATCGATGGTGTCCCTGTTTATGGTTATCTCTGGCTTTGCAATTTCCATCCCTCTCCTCAAGGCCCGAGAGAACGCTGGCTTCTTTCGTCGTCTATCCTCCACAGCCACCCGTCGGGGGTTTCGTCTCTATCTGCCCGCTCTTCTCTCTGCTGCCCTCTCTCACTTCCTCTACTTTTGCAATCTGTTCCAGTTGAGCTCCTGGGATGACCCTTGGGTTGGGCTACCAAAGCCACTGACGGCGCCATGGTCCCATATGAAATACCTGCTGTGGTCCGTGATCTACCTCCTGGATATCAGCAATCACCACCAAATGAACCTCCGTCATGGTCGGCTAGACCCAAATCCGATTACAGTGAATCTCTGGACCATGCCGGTTGAGGTTCGCGGCTCGTTGACCGTGTacctgctgctgttggtgctggcaTTTTGGAACCCGCAGGCCCGATACCTAGCCCTAGCAGGAGTGGCGATGTACTGGTTCTATATGGGCCAGTGGGacctcttctccttcgtcTCCGGCCTCTTCCTTGCAGAGGGATATGTCGCGAGCTACTACTATACAGAAGCAGATGGGGAGCTCTTGTTGCCCGGCTCCAGCTGCCAACAGCACTCCTCTACCGTCACTAACTTTTGTCGAAAGCTCAGCAAGTCGGCTCCCTTCTCTTGCCTCCGCGAGGCCATAATTTCCACAATGGCGGTATTTCTACTCTGCATGTGCGAGGGCGAAACGCTGCCACCGGAATACCAGTTCCTGCATGTATTCgcgcccttcttcccccccACGCAGACGACGTGGGGGGGCCGGGACCAGGCCGAAATTGCGCGCCGATGCTGGGCCAGTGTCGGCGCCGTGCTCGCCATCTACGTAGTCCGGGatacttcttcctcccccaccgTTGCTCTGCATCTGCAGCGGCTGCTGACCTCGCGGCCGGCGCAGTATCTAGGCAGGATTTCGTTTCCGCTCTATCTGCTTCATAATCCGGTGTATTTCATTTTCAAAGAGCGCGTCCGGGTGCTTCTTTGGCGTCTGCTTACGTGGACGTCTTACCCCGGTACGGAAGAGGCGAGCAGGGATGCCGGGTTGCCGTTTGGCGTGGCCTGTGCTGGCGCTGTGCTGGTTTGCGGTGTGATCATGGTTTTTGCGTCGGATCTTTGGGAACGGACTATCGATAGGAGGTGTTTGGAGATTGCGAGGAGATTCGAAAAGAGAGTTATGTCATAG
- a CDS encoding cytochrome P450 (COG:Q;~EggNog:ENOG410PUDN;~InterPro:IPR001128,IPR002403,IPR036396;~PFAM:PF00067;~SMCOG1034:cytochrome P450;~TransMembrane:1 (o12-30i);~antiSMASH:Cluster_3.5;~go_function: GO:0004497 - monooxygenase activity [Evidence IEA];~go_function: GO:0005506 - iron ion binding [Evidence IEA];~go_function: GO:0016705 - oxidoreductase activity, acting on paired donors, with incorporation or reduction of molecular oxygen [Evidence IEA];~go_function: GO:0020037 - heme binding [Evidence IEA];~go_process: GO:0055114 - oxidation-reduction process [Evidence IEA]), whose product MGTVHWFNHDYNSAGVALGVVLLAFLLAHIRARILNPSRLPVLNDRKWFEFGYGRATKRYIDDPEGLIRSGLKDADAFYLCTEAHWRLILSPKYADVIGGDNRFDLGQFVGEDFHAGIPGFEPLANIALESKILQTAVKTKLSRQTPKLVGPLSTETGLALDSNWSTKPDWHTVNLKDTMGQIVAQMVTRGFLGDDDLCRDPSWLQLIYDFLEDSFIAAHILRRWPMPTRLFASWFLPSCRKVRAELREVIKRLEPLLEKAEDPDSDSDVNALSWVKDASKGDAYDFTTLQLTLALASLDTSADLLAKAVCDIAENPDLVQDLRKEIIEVVGGEGMTKSSLQKLYLLDSAMKESQRLRPLGYSNMERYAKEKVILPDGLIIPKGTTIMVSACHMMDSSVWPNGDKYDGYRFANLRKNAKNSLTSPYQLTSTSADHMGFGHGKQACPGRHYAVVFGKILMCHLLLKYDFEVSLPEQGRTQLRGHNILPHSNIKINIKRRKEEISL is encoded by the exons ATGGGCACCGTGCACTGGTTTAACCATGACTATAACTCTGCAGGAGTTGCCCTGGGAGTCGTTCTTCTAGCGTTTTTGCTTGCTCACATACGAGCGCGAATCCTGAACCCATCCAGATTGCCCGTTCTCAATGACCGGAAATGGTTCGAGTTCGGCTATGGCAGAGCTACCAAGCGGTACATTGATGATCCAGAGGGACTGATACGGTCTGGGCTTAAG GACGCAGACGCATTTTACCTGTGCACAGAGGCACACTGGCGCTTAATCCTGAGCCCAAAATACGCCGATGTCATTGGAGGTGATAACAGATTCGACTTGGGCCAATTTGTAGGCGAG GACTTCCATGCTGGGATACCGGGATTCGAGCCTCTCGCAAACATTGCCCTAGAATCGAAGATTCTACAGACCGCGGTCAAAACAAAACTATCACGCCAGACTC CCAAACTCGTCGGTCCACTCTCCACGGAAACCGGTTTAGCCCTGGACAGCAACTGGTCTACAAAACCCG ACTGGCACACCGTCAACCTGAAAGACACAATGGGCCAGATCGTAGCACAAATGGTAACCCGCGGATTCCTCGGTGACGACGACCTATGCCGGGACCCATCCTGGCTCCAACTGATCTACGACTTCCTGGAAGATTCATTCATTGCTGCCCACATTCTGCGGCGATGGCCAATGCCTACTCGACTCTTTGCATCCTGGTTCCTGCCTAGCTGTCGCAAAGTCCGGGCCGAGCTCCGAGAAGTCATAAAGCGCCTCGAGCCTCTGCTCGAGAAAGCGGAGGATCCTGATTCAGACTCCGATGTAAATGCGCTGAGCTGGGTGAAGGATGCGAGTAAAGGGGATGCTTATGACTTTACGACATTGCAGCTCACACTTGCGCTTGCTTCGCTTGATACGTCTGCTGACCTTCTTGCGAAAGCGGTTTGCGATATCGCTGAGAATCCGGATCTGGTGCAGGACCTTCGGAAGGAAAtcattgaggttgttgggggGGAGGGAATGACTAAATCATCCCTGCAGAAGCTGTACCTTTTGGACAGTGCCATGAAGGAAAGTCAAAGACTGAGACCGCTTGGCTATA GCAACATGGAGCGCTACGCAAAGGAAAAAGTCATTCTCCCCGATGGACTAATCATCCCCAAAGGAACGACAATAATGGTCTCAGCCTGCCACATGATGGACTCATCCGTGTGGCCGAATGGCGACAAATACGACGGGTACCGATTCGCAAATCTACGCAAGAACGCGAAGAACTCTCTGACAAGCCCCTATCAACTGACTTCCACGAGTGCGGATCATATGGGCTTTGGACATGGGAAGCAGGCGTGTCCCGGGAGACACTATGCTGTTGTCTTTGGTAAAATCTTGATGTGCCATCTTCTGCTGAAGTATGATTTTGAGGTCTCTTTGCCGGAACAAGGGCGCACTCAGCTGCGGGGGCATAATATACTGCCGCATTCGAATATcaaaattaatattaagcgACGGAAAGAGGAGATTTCTTTGTGA
- a CDS encoding uncharacterized protein (COG:G;~EggNog:ENOG410PVAN;~InterPro:IPR011701,IPR036259;~TransMembrane:6 (i7-24o44-62i83-100o106-127i139-166o178-197i);~antiSMASH:Cluster_3.5;~go_function: GO:0022857 - transmembrane transporter activity [Evidence IEA];~go_process: GO:0055085 - transmembrane transport [Evidence IEA]) yields MLTRSPVVILSTFYISTAYVYLYFLLTTFPTFFGERYGFSEGQIGLTYLGPGIGLIAGQLIFGHLLDRHFEKQRNIPEDRLKILLPGNLLMVVGLFWYGWTAQAHTHWALPLAGTAVICLGVFCVGISTQSYLTDAFELFAASALAANTIVRSLLGAVLPLCAPALYGRLGYGWGNSLLGFIVLVFIPATVLLIRFGERMRLDARFQIY; encoded by the coding sequence ATGCTCACCCGATCACCCGTCGTGATTCTCTCGACCTTTTATATCTCCACGGCCTACGTGTACCTATACTTCCTCCTCACGACCTTCCCCACCTTCTTCGGCGAGCGCTACGGCTTCAGCGAAGGCCAGATTGGCCTTACCTATCTCGGCCCTGGGATTGGCCTCATTGCCGGCCAGCTCATTTTCGGCCACCTTCTCGACCGCCACTTCGAGAAACAGCGTAATATCCCAGAGGATAGACTGAAGATTCTCCTCCCGGGGAACCTCCTTATGGTTGTAGGCCTGTTCTGGTATGGCTGGACAGCGCAAGCGCACACGCACTGGGCCCTGCCACTGGCGGGGACCGCTGTTATCTGCCTAGGTGTCTTCTGCGTGGGTATTTCTACCCAGAGTTACTTGACTGACGCATTTGAACTGTTTGCAGCGAGTGCTCTCGCGGCGAATACCATTGTCCGGTCTCTGCTTGGCGCGGTGTTGCCTCTTTGTGCGCCGGCGCTGTATGGGCGTTTGGGGTATGGGTGGGGGAATAGTCTTCTAGGGTTTATAGTGCTGGTTTTTATCCCTGCTACGGTCTTGCTTATCCGGTttggggagaggatgaggctGGATGCACGGTTTCAAATTTATTAG